Proteins from a genomic interval of Xiphophorus maculatus strain JP 163 A chromosome 7, X_maculatus-5.0-male, whole genome shotgun sequence:
- the nostrin gene encoding nostrin isoform X1: protein MSSFVRRMVKVPGSKLINCRGPKMKDPIDSCSYNHLYQNLKQYSKNGDNYLKELQTVFQQRAELELTYSKGLAKLGGKLIKACQGMPKNSTYTAWCQVSNEMYSRADAHRTLGNAFQQEATEEIRQVLDEHAKRKRPLDTAIERTGKLFTANWNEQLKLKKRLHGLTKEHEALFNYLENNKHISTEKEKQKQMCNRLTKSAEQQSIVDEHYYSVNMEGHQMRLKLQNTLKNCCQVTQELEKNRIEVLCNLLSKYNLHISTFSQTLKHGQKQIDQTAQRVDVDKDIQTLMEESGNTNEDNKIEFLMADYFEEESKSLMTRDRRRDAIKLKLQRLEENITKTKKECEGIEKLIKTYTEGSSFSNQKNLEETEELRDENTLKLDLLEATHYKLSLCLSEFEATPKTSERFGSSISKWKDKDCEHSIVQLTRPVKLRKTPLRSQQSLRASIIYKGPIQVPTEPAVKPEPNTADQITSTTPTQETAECSESTGNEAQPTGDDNKAEDQTAAMLCSIGKCKALYNFTPEHKDELTFKEGDVLDIYKKEENGWWIGALHEQKGHFPSTYVEELPIMNTSKSSDA from the exons ATGAGTAGCTTTGTGAGGAGAATGGTCAAAGTTCCAGGTTCAAAGTTAATAAACTGCCGAGGTCCTAAGATGAAGGACCCTATCGACTCATGCTCT TATAACCACCTGTACCAAAATCTGAAGCAGTATTCAAAAAATGGAGACAACTATTTGAAAGAACTTCAAACGGTTTTTCAGCAGAG AGCTGAGCTGGAACTTACGTACTCCAAGGGACTTGCAAAGCTGGGAGGGAAACTGATCAAAGCATGCCAGGGAATGCCAAAAAA TTCCACCTACACCGCCTGGTGTCAAGTGTCAAACGAGATGTACTCGAGAGCAGACGCACACAG aacattagGAAATGCATTTCAACAAGAGGCCACTGAGGAAATTCGTCAAGTCTTAGATGAACACGCCAAAAGAAAAAGGCCT CTTGACACTGCCATTGAAAGGACTGGAAAACTTTTTACAGCAAACTGGAATGAGCAACTCAAG ctgaaaaaaagatTGCATGGGCTGACAAAAGAACACGAAGCACTCTTCAACTATCTAGAAAACAACAAGCACATCagcacagagaaagaaaaacagaag CAGATGTGTAACAGACTAACTAAGTCAGCAGAGCAGCAGTCCATAGTGGATGAACATTACTATAGCGTTAACATGGAGGGTCATCAGATGAGACTGAAGTTGCAAAACACTCTGAAAAACTGCTGTCAG GTCACACAAGAGCTGGAGAAAAATCGAATTGAAGTTCTGTGCAACCTTTTGAGCAAATATAACCTCCACATTTCTACTTTCAGTCAAACACTTAAGCAT GGTCAAAAGCAGATAGACCAGACTGCCCAAAGGGTGGACGTGGATAAAGACATACAAACCCTGATGGAAGAAAGTGGCAACACAAATGAAGACAACAAAATAGAGTTTTTGATGGCTGATTATTTt gaggaggagagcaaaTCACTGATGACCAGAGACAGAAGAAGAGATGCGATCAAACTGAAACTCCAGCGTCTCGAAGAAAACATTACTAAGACCAAGAAAGAATGTGAAG GAATTGAAAAACTGATCAAGACCTACACTGAAGGTTCATCTTTTTCAAATCAGAAGAACCTTGAGGAAACTGAGGAGCTCCGTGATGAG AATACTCTCAAACTGGACCTCCTGGAGGCCACTCATTACAAACTCTCCTTATGCCTCTCTGAATTTGAAGCGACACCCAAGACATCTGAACGATTTGGTAGCAGCATTTCTAAATGGAAAGATAAG gACTGTGAGCATAGCATTGTTCAGTTGACCCGTCCAGTAAAACTCCGAAAGACGCCGTTAAGGAGCCAACAATCACTAAGGGCTTCCATCATTTATAAAGGACCAATTCAGGTTCCAACAGAACCAGCCGTAAAGCCAGAACCAAACACTGCTGACCAGATCACTTCCACAACACCAACTCAGGAGACAGCAGAATGCAGTGAAAGCACTGGAAATGAAGCTCAGCCTACCGGAGATGATAACAAAGCAGAAG aTCAAACAGCAGCCATGCTGTGCAGCATTGGAAAATGCAAAGCCCTGTATAATTTCACACCTGAACACAAAGACGAACTGACTTTCAAAGAAG GTGATGTTCTGGACATttataaaaaggaagaaaatggttGGTGGATTGGAGCGCTTCATGAACAAAAAGGTCATTTCCCATCAACCTATGTTGAGGAGCTACCTATAATGAACACCAGCAAATCATCTGATGCCTGA
- the nostrin gene encoding nostrin isoform X2 produces MSSFVRRMVKVPGSKLINCRGPKMKDPIDSCSYNHLYQNLKQYSKNGDNYLKELQTVFQQRAELELTYSKGLAKLGGKLIKACQGMPKNSTYTAWCQVSNEMYSRADAHRTLGNAFQQEATEEIRQVLDEHAKRKRPLDTAIERTGKLFTANWNEQLKLKKRLHGLTKEHEALFNYLENNKHISTEKEKQKMCNRLTKSAEQQSIVDEHYYSVNMEGHQMRLKLQNTLKNCCQVTQELEKNRIEVLCNLLSKYNLHISTFSQTLKHGQKQIDQTAQRVDVDKDIQTLMEESGNTNEDNKIEFLMADYFEEESKSLMTRDRRRDAIKLKLQRLEENITKTKKECEGIEKLIKTYTEGSSFSNQKNLEETEELRDENTLKLDLLEATHYKLSLCLSEFEATPKTSERFGSSISKWKDKDCEHSIVQLTRPVKLRKTPLRSQQSLRASIIYKGPIQVPTEPAVKPEPNTADQITSTTPTQETAECSESTGNEAQPTGDDNKAEDQTAAMLCSIGKCKALYNFTPEHKDELTFKEGDVLDIYKKEENGWWIGALHEQKGHFPSTYVEELPIMNTSKSSDA; encoded by the exons ATGAGTAGCTTTGTGAGGAGAATGGTCAAAGTTCCAGGTTCAAAGTTAATAAACTGCCGAGGTCCTAAGATGAAGGACCCTATCGACTCATGCTCT TATAACCACCTGTACCAAAATCTGAAGCAGTATTCAAAAAATGGAGACAACTATTTGAAAGAACTTCAAACGGTTTTTCAGCAGAG AGCTGAGCTGGAACTTACGTACTCCAAGGGACTTGCAAAGCTGGGAGGGAAACTGATCAAAGCATGCCAGGGAATGCCAAAAAA TTCCACCTACACCGCCTGGTGTCAAGTGTCAAACGAGATGTACTCGAGAGCAGACGCACACAG aacattagGAAATGCATTTCAACAAGAGGCCACTGAGGAAATTCGTCAAGTCTTAGATGAACACGCCAAAAGAAAAAGGCCT CTTGACACTGCCATTGAAAGGACTGGAAAACTTTTTACAGCAAACTGGAATGAGCAACTCAAG ctgaaaaaaagatTGCATGGGCTGACAAAAGAACACGAAGCACTCTTCAACTATCTAGAAAACAACAAGCACATCagcacagagaaagaaaaacagaag ATGTGTAACAGACTAACTAAGTCAGCAGAGCAGCAGTCCATAGTGGATGAACATTACTATAGCGTTAACATGGAGGGTCATCAGATGAGACTGAAGTTGCAAAACACTCTGAAAAACTGCTGTCAG GTCACACAAGAGCTGGAGAAAAATCGAATTGAAGTTCTGTGCAACCTTTTGAGCAAATATAACCTCCACATTTCTACTTTCAGTCAAACACTTAAGCAT GGTCAAAAGCAGATAGACCAGACTGCCCAAAGGGTGGACGTGGATAAAGACATACAAACCCTGATGGAAGAAAGTGGCAACACAAATGAAGACAACAAAATAGAGTTTTTGATGGCTGATTATTTt gaggaggagagcaaaTCACTGATGACCAGAGACAGAAGAAGAGATGCGATCAAACTGAAACTCCAGCGTCTCGAAGAAAACATTACTAAGACCAAGAAAGAATGTGAAG GAATTGAAAAACTGATCAAGACCTACACTGAAGGTTCATCTTTTTCAAATCAGAAGAACCTTGAGGAAACTGAGGAGCTCCGTGATGAG AATACTCTCAAACTGGACCTCCTGGAGGCCACTCATTACAAACTCTCCTTATGCCTCTCTGAATTTGAAGCGACACCCAAGACATCTGAACGATTTGGTAGCAGCATTTCTAAATGGAAAGATAAG gACTGTGAGCATAGCATTGTTCAGTTGACCCGTCCAGTAAAACTCCGAAAGACGCCGTTAAGGAGCCAACAATCACTAAGGGCTTCCATCATTTATAAAGGACCAATTCAGGTTCCAACAGAACCAGCCGTAAAGCCAGAACCAAACACTGCTGACCAGATCACTTCCACAACACCAACTCAGGAGACAGCAGAATGCAGTGAAAGCACTGGAAATGAAGCTCAGCCTACCGGAGATGATAACAAAGCAGAAG aTCAAACAGCAGCCATGCTGTGCAGCATTGGAAAATGCAAAGCCCTGTATAATTTCACACCTGAACACAAAGACGAACTGACTTTCAAAGAAG GTGATGTTCTGGACATttataaaaaggaagaaaatggttGGTGGATTGGAGCGCTTCATGAACAAAAAGGTCATTTCCCATCAACCTATGTTGAGGAGCTACCTATAATGAACACCAGCAAATCATCTGATGCCTGA
- the cers6 gene encoding ceramide synthase 6 produces the protein MAGILAWFWNERFWLPHNVTWADLKNTDEATFPQAEDLYLACPLAFCIFMIRLVFERFIARPCAMGLKIQANGPQKAQPNAILEKVFTAITKHPDEKRLEGLSKQLDWDVRTIQRWFRQRRNQEKPSTLARFCESMWRFTFYLYIFTYGVRFLKKTPWLWNTKECWYNYPYQPLTVDIHYYYILELSFYLSLLFSRFTDIRRKDFLIMFLHHVAAISLIVFSYVNNMARVGTLVMCLHDAADVLIEAAKMANYAKCQILCNLLFAMFAILFITSRLGVYPIWILNTTMFESWEIVGPYPSWWVFNLLLVLLQLLHSFWSYLIVKTACRAISKGKVGKWNPLHVSKDDRSDIESSSDEDDSPPPSQKHHSSTTNGTNKNGTNGYLTGVPYPDEH, from the exons ATGGCCGGGATTCTAGCGTGGTTCTGGAACGAGCGCTTCTGGCTCCCCCATAATGTGACCTGGGCTGACTTAAAAAACACAGATGAGGCGACGTTCCCGCAAGCCGAGGATCTCTATCTGGCTTGTCCTCTGGCTTTCTGCATCTTTATGATACGGCTGGTTTTTGAGAG GTTTATTGCAAGACCATGTGCAATGGGCCTGAAGATCCAGGCCAATGGGCCACAAAAGGCACAGCCCAATGCTATCTTAGAGAAGGTTTTCACTGCTATAACCAAG caTCCCGATGAGAAGAGGCTGGAGGGCCTGTCCAAGCAGCTTGACTGGGATGTGCGCACCATCCAGCGCTGGTTTCGACAACGGCGCAACCAGGAGAAGCCGAGCACCCTCGCCAGATTTTGTGAAAGCAT GTGGAGATTTACATTCTATCTGTATATTTTCACCTACGGAGTGAGGTTTCTTAAAAAG ACTCCATGGTTGTGGAACACTAAAGAGTGCTGGTACAACTACCCTTACCAG CCTCTGACTGTGGACATCCATTATTACTACATACTGGAGCTGTCCTTCTACCTGTCTTTACTCTTTTCCCGCTTCACAGACATCAGGAGGAAG GATTTTCTGATCATGTTCCTGCATCACGTGGCAGCGATCTCTCTCATCGTATTTTCTTATGTGAACAACATGGCACGAGTGGGAACTCTGGTTATGTGTCTACACGATGCAGCCGACGTGCTGATAGAG GCTGCCAAGATGGCCAACTATGCCAAATGTCAGATACTGTGCAACCTCCTGTTTGCAATGTTTGCAATTCTTTTCATAACTTCCAGGCTGGGAGTTTACCCCATCTG GATTTTAAACACCACTATGTTTGAGAGTTGGGAGATTGTAGGCCCGTACCCATCCTGGTGGGTCTTCAACCTCCTTCTGGTCTTACTGCAGCTTCTTCACTCATTCTGGTCCTACCTCATAGTGAAGACAGCATGCAGAGCCATCTCCAAAGGAAAG GTGGGAAAGTGGAATCCTTTACAT GTTTCTAAAGATGACCGCAGTGACATCGAGTCCAGCTCTGATGAGGATGACAGCCCTCCTCCCAGTCAGAAGCaccacagcagcaccaccaATGGGACCAACAAAAACGGGACCAATGGCTACCTGACAGGAGTCCCGTACCCAGACGAACACTAA